In Virgibacillus sp. NKC19-16, a single genomic region encodes these proteins:
- a CDS encoding YpmS family protein: MSQRKELHQSNKNKWKRLFYGLLSVNVLFLLVIVALIFWPVSENTFPSNEEQEAQESSEFTVRTTKNNLNELINAYIDQALSNTGHEYSISLEEDVHLIGELPVFSSTVPLSVHLEPLVQENGDLILEQRSISLGLLELPNQRIMSYMEQYLSMPEWVTINPQDEEIYVAVTDMDLRSNFEVSVEHIDLEANNIAFNIRIPYRTLGIDQIEP; this comes from the coding sequence ATGTCACAACGAAAAGAACTCCATCAATCGAATAAAAATAAATGGAAACGATTATTTTATGGTTTATTAAGTGTGAATGTCCTTTTTTTGCTGGTCATCGTCGCACTCATTTTCTGGCCTGTTTCCGAGAACACCTTTCCATCAAATGAGGAGCAGGAAGCACAAGAAAGCTCCGAGTTTACGGTTCGAACGACCAAAAATAACTTGAATGAATTGATCAATGCCTATATAGATCAGGCATTATCGAACACAGGTCACGAGTATAGCATCTCCCTTGAGGAAGATGTCCATTTAATTGGCGAGTTGCCGGTATTTTCCAGTACTGTGCCACTTTCCGTTCATTTAGAACCACTCGTGCAAGAAAATGGGGATCTCATTTTAGAACAAAGATCAATCTCGCTTGGATTATTGGAATTACCGAATCAAAGAATTATGTCATATATGGAACAATATTTATCAATGCCTGAATGGGTAACGATCAACCCACAAGATGAGGAAATTTATGTTGCGGTTACCGACATGGACCTGCGTAGTAACTTTGAAGTCAGTGTGGAACATATTGATTTGGAGGCAAATAATATCGCATTTAATATTCGAATTCCATATCGGACATTAGGCATTGACCAGATAGAACCATAA
- the rarD gene encoding EamA family transporter RarD, whose translation MKNNLGIIYTALAYVLWGFLPIYWKLVEDVPPGETLAHRIVWSFIFMLGIVLILRKWTPFIQELNVIIRNKKRLLGITLASIFISLNWLTFIWAVNSDHVIQASLGYYINPLISILLGIIVLKEKVTRKQALSFILAGIGVIYLTFSFGVFPWISIILALTFGFYGLLKKRLDVSAMFGLTIETMIVTPIACLYLFAIPDSAFTLENLVSPVNFLLIGAGIVTAVPLLLFASGAKLIPLAMVGFLQYIAPTIMLILGVFLYEEPFTSGHAVAFVFIWSALFIYMSSRYKRGGARREAREK comes from the coding sequence ATGAAAAACAATCTCGGAATTATATATACAGCATTGGCTTACGTACTATGGGGATTCCTGCCAATCTATTGGAAATTGGTTGAGGACGTTCCTCCCGGGGAGACACTGGCACATCGTATTGTCTGGTCATTTATTTTCATGCTTGGCATTGTATTGATTTTACGAAAATGGACTCCTTTTATACAGGAATTGAACGTCATTATCAGAAACAAGAAAAGACTGCTCGGCATAACCCTTGCATCTATTTTCATCAGTTTGAACTGGCTCACATTTATATGGGCAGTCAATAGTGATCACGTCATTCAAGCAAGTTTGGGATATTATATTAATCCACTTATCAGTATTTTACTGGGGATTATTGTGCTGAAAGAGAAAGTCACAAGAAAACAAGCGCTCTCCTTTATTCTTGCGGGTATCGGCGTCATCTACCTAACATTCAGTTTTGGTGTATTTCCATGGATTTCTATCATTCTAGCGCTTACTTTCGGGTTCTATGGTTTATTGAAAAAGAGGCTTGACGTTAGCGCCATGTTCGGCCTGACCATTGAAACCATGATCGTCACACCGATTGCCTGTCTTTATTTATTCGCCATTCCTGACAGTGCTTTTACACTGGAAAATCTGGTCTCACCTGTGAATTTTCTGTTAATCGGCGCAGGAATCGTGACCGCAGTTCCATTGCTGTTATTTGCAAGCGGAGCTAAGCTAATTCCGCTAGCGATGGTCGGCTTTCTGCAATATATTGCCCCAACGATCATGTTAATTCTCGGCGTATTTCTATACGAAGAACCCTTTACCAGCGGGCATGCTGTAGCATTTGTATTTATTTGGTCTGCTTTGTTTATTTATATGAGTTCAAGATATAAGCGGGGTGGTGCTAGGCGGGAGGCTCGTGAAAAATAA
- the megL gene encoding methionine gamma-lyase, producing MSKKHKHFETAVIHEGYDSKEMLGSLTTPLFQTSTYTFDSAQQGERRFAGEEEGYVYSRIGNPTVTVLEERIAKLENGERGLAFGSGMAAVSAVLIALTKAGDHIVCSSGLYGCTFGLLTMMKDKYNISHDFSTMESKEEIRSLIRPETSLIYVETPINPTMKLIDLQLVAEVAKEYGIPVVVDNTFSTPYLQRPLELGADVVVHSATKYIGGHGDVVAGLVVGKKDFLDSVAMTTQKDIGGVMSPFDAWLLIRGLKTLAIRLDRHCDNAERVFEKLRKHPKVANAYYPGDGRHPDYPIKEKQMKRGGGLISFEIKGTKADAQAMLNKLSFLKLAVSLGDAETLIQHPATMTHAVVPEESRNKMGITDQLIRLSVGLEAWEDIWEDLEQALDQV from the coding sequence ATGTCAAAAAAACATAAACACTTTGAAACAGCGGTTATTCATGAAGGGTATGATTCAAAAGAAATGCTTGGGAGTTTGACCACACCATTATTTCAAACATCGACCTATACATTTGATTCGGCTCAGCAGGGGGAGCGCCGATTTGCCGGTGAGGAAGAGGGGTATGTCTATTCGCGAATAGGAAATCCAACCGTTACCGTGCTGGAAGAGCGTATTGCGAAACTTGAAAATGGAGAGCGGGGGCTTGCATTTGGTTCAGGGATGGCAGCAGTTTCTGCCGTCTTAATCGCCTTAACCAAAGCAGGTGATCATATTGTATGCTCATCCGGTTTATATGGCTGCACATTCGGATTACTGACCATGATGAAGGATAAATACAATATTTCCCATGACTTCTCCACTATGGAATCCAAGGAGGAAATTCGCTCTCTGATTAGGCCGGAGACGTCATTAATCTATGTTGAAACCCCGATTAACCCGACAATGAAGCTGATCGATTTGCAGCTGGTTGCAGAAGTTGCAAAAGAGTATGGTATTCCTGTCGTCGTTGATAATACATTTTCAACCCCATATCTACAGCGGCCGCTTGAGCTGGGAGCTGATGTTGTTGTCCATAGTGCGACGAAATATATTGGCGGGCACGGTGATGTCGTCGCAGGTTTAGTTGTGGGGAAAAAAGATTTCCTTGATTCGGTTGCTATGACAACCCAGAAGGACATTGGCGGCGTTATGTCTCCGTTTGATGCCTGGCTTTTGATTAGAGGACTCAAAACCTTGGCCATTCGTTTGGATCGTCATTGTGATAATGCAGAAAGGGTTTTTGAAAAATTACGCAAGCATCCGAAAGTTGCAAACGCCTACTACCCAGGTGATGGGCGTCATCCGGATTATCCGATAAAGGAAAAGCAAATGAAGCGTGGCGGTGGTCTGATCTCATTTGAAATCAAGGGGACAAAAGCGGATGCTCAAGCAATGTTAAATAAGCTGTCCTTTTTAAAACTTGCCGTGAGTCTTGGTGATGCAGAGACATTAATACAGCATCCTGCAACGATGACCCACGCAGTTGTTCCGGAAGAATCGCGCAATAAAATGGGGATAACGGATCAACTTATTCGCCTTTCTGTCGGGCTTGAGGCATGGGAGGATATTTGGGAGGATTTAGAACAGGCATTAGATCAAGTGTAA
- a CDS encoding SGNH/GDSL hydrolase family protein, whose translation MKKKNFMIAIFVLIIGAGIFALINRPTATLDNITPPPGDETETTQNETNEEANEEPQEEEEETEQSDETDQRQFSTTIFEAFQETVDFFTNRDTHIVAVGDSLTQGVGSSDDQGGYVEILDRAINAENQIVSFDNFGIRGDRSDQLLERLDNPEVSNAIEEADIVLITIGANDIMKVFRENFTNLTIEEFREERVNYEERLNQIFTKLQNINPNTDIYLLGFYNPFEQYFQDIEELGMIVESWNRTGSDIAEEDAAITFIPTVDLFNDPDADLFADDNFHPNDRGYQRMARRVMDYLTNEEG comes from the coding sequence ATGAAGAAGAAAAATTTTATGATTGCGATTTTTGTTCTTATCATTGGGGCAGGAATTTTTGCATTAATCAATCGACCTACCGCAACTTTAGATAATATAACGCCTCCGCCAGGTGATGAGACAGAAACAACTCAAAACGAGACAAACGAAGAAGCTAATGAAGAACCGCAGGAAGAAGAGGAAGAAACCGAACAAAGTGATGAAACTGATCAGAGGCAGTTTTCAACGACAATTTTCGAGGCGTTTCAGGAAACAGTTGATTTCTTTACCAATCGAGACACACACATTGTTGCTGTTGGCGACTCCCTAACACAAGGGGTCGGAAGCAGTGATGACCAGGGCGGTTATGTTGAAATACTGGATCGCGCTATCAATGCTGAAAACCAAATTGTGTCATTTGATAATTTTGGCATACGCGGCGATCGATCAGATCAGCTGTTGGAACGCTTGGATAATCCGGAAGTTTCCAACGCAATTGAAGAAGCGGATATTGTTTTAATAACGATCGGGGCAAATGATATCATGAAAGTATTCAGGGAAAATTTTACGAACTTAACGATCGAGGAGTTTAGAGAGGAACGGGTCAATTATGAAGAAAGGCTCAACCAAATTTTTACCAAGCTTCAAAATATAAATCCGAACACCGATATATATTTATTAGGATTTTATAACCCCTTCGAACAATACTTTCAGGATATTGAAGAACTTGGTATGATTGTGGAGTCATGGAATAGAACCGGAAGTGACATTGCCGAGGAAGACGCGGCTATCACATTCATCCCAACAGTCGATTTATTCAATGATCCAGACGCAGATTTATTCGCAGACGATAACTTTCATCCAAATGATCGTGGCTATCAACGAATGGCAAGAAGGGTGATGGATTATTTAACTAATGAAGAAGGATGA
- the hutH gene encoding histidine ammonia-lyase: MVILTGKTLTLEEVERVVFRNEPVTLADQALAGVQANRKTIEAMLDNKQTMYGINTGFGKFSDVIIEDKDLDDLQLNLIHSHASGVGEPFSDKISRAMLLLRANALLQGYSGVRPSLIHQLIYFVNTGIHPVVPEQGSLGASGDLAPLSHLALALLGEGEVFYKGSRVDAMDALTAENIAPLTLKAKEGLALINGTQAMTAVGVITYLEMEKLLRQSEQIAAMTLEGLHGIIDAFDGDLHKVRGHQEQVDVAERIRLMLEDSRLTTRQGEQRMQDAYSLRCIPQVLGASWQTVHYACEKLEIEINAVTDNPLIFSEENKVISGGNFHGQPIAFAMDFLKLGIAEAANIAERRIERLVNPQLSDLPAFLSPNPGLESGAMIMQYSAASLVSENKILAHPASVDSIPSSANQEDHVSMGTIAARHALQMLGNARRVIAIELICAMQAVEYRGVEKMASATRTLYEAARKVVPSITKDRVFATDIEKLTEWLKYNGEAERANESENRSGTGV, from the coding sequence GTGGTTATTTTAACTGGTAAAACGTTAACATTGGAAGAGGTGGAGCGGGTTGTTTTCAGAAATGAACCTGTCACATTAGCTGATCAGGCGCTAGCAGGCGTTCAAGCGAACAGAAAGACTATTGAGGCGATGCTTGATAATAAGCAAACCATGTACGGGATCAATACGGGATTTGGAAAGTTTAGTGATGTGATTATCGAGGATAAGGACTTAGATGATCTGCAGCTGAATCTGATTCATTCCCATGCGAGCGGGGTTGGCGAACCTTTTTCAGACAAAATCAGCCGGGCGATGCTGCTGCTCCGGGCTAATGCGCTCCTGCAGGGTTATTCAGGTGTTCGCCCGTCACTGATTCATCAATTAATATATTTTGTGAACACAGGAATTCATCCGGTCGTGCCAGAGCAAGGATCCCTCGGGGCAAGCGGGGATTTGGCACCACTTTCCCATTTGGCGTTAGCTCTATTGGGGGAGGGGGAGGTATTTTATAAAGGCAGCCGAGTAGATGCAATGGATGCGTTAACAGCGGAAAACATCGCACCACTAACGTTAAAGGCGAAGGAGGGTCTTGCTTTAATTAACGGGACACAGGCGATGACGGCGGTTGGTGTGATTACCTATTTGGAGATGGAAAAACTACTTCGCCAAAGTGAGCAAATAGCGGCCATGACGTTGGAAGGATTACACGGCATTATCGATGCATTTGACGGGGATTTGCACAAGGTACGCGGTCATCAGGAGCAAGTCGATGTGGCTGAACGTATTCGGTTGATGCTGGAAGATAGCCGGTTAACAACCAGGCAAGGCGAGCAGCGCATGCAGGATGCGTATTCATTAAGATGCATCCCGCAGGTTCTTGGGGCTAGCTGGCAAACTGTGCACTATGCATGTGAAAAGTTGGAAATAGAAATCAATGCAGTGACAGATAACCCGCTTATTTTTTCCGAGGAAAATAAAGTCATATCCGGCGGTAATTTTCACGGGCAGCCAATTGCTTTTGCAATGGATTTTCTGAAGCTGGGCATTGCAGAGGCGGCGAATATTGCAGAACGACGGATTGAGCGTCTAGTGAATCCACAGCTAAGCGACTTGCCGGCATTCTTGAGCCCGAATCCGGGACTGGAGTCGGGTGCGATGATCATGCAATACAGCGCAGCATCTCTTGTCTCTGAAAATAAAATACTAGCACATCCGGCAAGTGTGGATTCGATTCCATCATCAGCCAATCAGGAGGATCATGTCAGTATGGGCACCATTGCCGCGCGCCACGCATTGCAGATGCTCGGCAACGCACGGCGGGTCATTGCGATTGAGCTGATTTGTGCGATGCAGGCGGTGGAATATCGTGGGGTGGAGAAAATGGCTTCGGCTACAAGGACTTTGTATGAAGCTGCCAGGAAGGTAGTTCCAAGCATTACGAAGGATCGTGTTTTTGCGACAGATATTGAAAAGCTTACGGAATGGCTGAAATATAATGGGGAGGCTGAGCGTGCCAATGAAAGCGAAAACAGGAGTGGAACTGGAGTGTAA
- a CDS encoding PLP-dependent aspartate aminotransferase family protein, with the protein MSNFQFHNPETVLLHGGQEPDPATGSRAVPIYQTTSYVFRDTEHAQNLFGLAEPGNIYSRIMNPTVDAFETRMAQLEDGIGAVATSSGMAAITLSILNIAGSGDEIIADSNLYGGTYNLFANTLPRYGIDVKFVDGTDPEAIRGAITDKTKAVFAEIITNPSLNIFDVETVGEIAHENNIPLIIDNTFATPYGTKPLTWGADIVVHSATKWIGGHGTTIGGVVVDGGRFDWGNGRFPGFTEPDASYNGLRYVDLGPAAYATKLRVQLLRDIGASLSPQSAFLFLQGLETLHLRIERHNKNAEEVAAYLQKHPAVEWVNFPGLEEHPSHQLAKKYLAKGFGSVITFGIKGGRDAGRKLIDNVTLWSHVANVGDAKSLIIHPASTTHQQLSAEDLEKSGTTEELVRLSIGIESPKDILVDLDQAIAKAVDQPPLFEATEEDAIKWLLTSPFDRKDGGARKKVIATVTDSDNKLDKSGKQLAKLGFSVIPINGESKLEDIPEEVDAVWVNNKQLPQSTIEQFINKQGKILLVEAPDTNDQTLENARAAGITVITNKNPYEEAVRLRNNRKVADPLEV; encoded by the coding sequence ATGTCTAACTTTCAATTTCACAATCCGGAAACAGTATTACTTCACGGGGGCCAAGAACCGGATCCTGCAACTGGGTCAAGGGCTGTGCCAATCTACCAAACAACATCCTATGTATTTCGCGATACGGAACATGCGCAGAATTTATTTGGCCTAGCAGAACCAGGAAACATTTACAGCCGTATTATGAATCCGACTGTCGATGCTTTTGAGACTCGGATGGCACAACTTGAGGATGGAATCGGGGCTGTCGCAACATCATCCGGGATGGCAGCAATTACACTTTCCATTCTTAATATTGCTGGTTCAGGTGATGAGATCATCGCTGACAGTAATTTATATGGTGGAACGTACAATCTTTTTGCAAATACATTGCCTCGTTACGGTATCGATGTAAAATTCGTTGACGGCACGGATCCTGAAGCAATTCGAGGTGCTATTACAGATAAAACAAAGGCTGTCTTCGCTGAAATTATTACAAATCCAAGTCTGAATATATTTGATGTGGAAACGGTTGGCGAAATCGCACATGAAAACAATATTCCTTTAATCATTGACAATACGTTTGCCACGCCATATGGCACAAAACCACTAACATGGGGTGCAGATATTGTCGTCCACTCTGCGACAAAATGGATTGGTGGGCATGGTACAACAATCGGCGGTGTCGTTGTGGATGGTGGCCGATTTGATTGGGGCAACGGACGCTTCCCTGGTTTTACCGAGCCCGACGCAAGCTACAATGGCCTCCGCTATGTTGATCTGGGGCCAGCAGCCTATGCGACAAAATTACGTGTGCAGCTCCTGCGTGATATCGGTGCGTCCCTGAGTCCACAAAGTGCGTTCTTATTCCTTCAGGGGTTGGAGACATTGCATCTGCGTATTGAGCGTCATAATAAAAATGCCGAAGAGGTCGCAGCTTATTTACAAAAACATCCAGCTGTAGAATGGGTTAATTTCCCAGGGCTAGAAGAGCACCCATCCCATCAGCTTGCGAAAAAATATCTTGCTAAGGGATTCGGTTCTGTTATCACGTTTGGTATCAAAGGCGGCCGAGATGCCGGCAGAAAGTTAATTGATAATGTTACACTCTGGTCCCATGTTGCTAATGTCGGTGATGCAAAATCACTCATTATTCATCCAGCATCAACCACACATCAACAATTAAGCGCGGAGGACTTAGAAAAAAGCGGAACAACGGAAGAATTAGTCCGCCTATCGATTGGCATTGAGTCACCGAAAGATATTTTAGTCGATCTAGATCAAGCCATTGCCAAAGCTGTGGATCAGCCGCCACTTTTTGAAGCTACGGAAGAAGATGCTATAAAATGGCTGCTTACTTCCCCATTTGATCGTAAAGATGGAGGGGCTCGTAAAAAAGTAATTGCAACTGTGACTGATTCTGATAACAAACTTGATAAAAGCGGCAAGCAACTGGCAAAACTCGGATTCAGCGTTATCCCTATCAATGGTGAGTCGAAGCTGGAGGACATTCCTGAAGAAGTGGATGCCGTATGGGTGAACAACAAACAGCTACCGCAATCAACCATTGAGCAATTTATCAATAAACAGGGAAAAATATTGTTAGTGGAAGCACCGGATACGAATGATCAAACATTAGAAAATGCACGTGCTGCAGGGATTACCGTGATTACGAATAAAAATCCGTATGAAGAAGCGGTCCGTCTGAGGAATAACCGTAAAGTAGCGGATCCGTTGGAAGTGTAA
- the cls gene encoding cardiolipin synthase, with amino-acid sequence MGIWAYLLGFIIVFNIMLGLSIVFLERKDASSTWAWLMVLLFLPIAGFVLYLIFGRPISKKRIFTWDTKSRLGVKAAVQSQLRALEDGSFHFKQDELTEHEDLVYLHLRNDDAIFTHDNKVDIYTDGAAKFDALIQDLEMATDHIHLLYYRIRSDQLGKRFADVLVKKANEGVEVRVLYDDMGSRSLGRKYIKRLQHAGVLVEAFFPPKIAKLNFKINYRNHRKLAIIDGKVGYIGGFNIGDEYLGKDKKFGYWRDTHLRIYGNAVQNMQTRFILDWNQASRNDILYEDRFYDAAGAGDVGVQIVSSGPDQDWEQIKNGYIKMIMEAKEYIYIQTPYFIPDESLRDVLRVAVLSGVDVKIMIPNKPDHPFVYWATLSSVGDLLNAGAEVYMYQNGFLHAKTIVVDGKISSVGTANIDVRSFRLNFEVNAFLYDLDLTQRLDDAFNRDILLSTQLTKKLYEQRSLGIRFKESVSRLISPVL; translated from the coding sequence ATGGGAATATGGGCATATTTATTAGGGTTTATTATCGTTTTTAATATAATGTTAGGACTTTCTATTGTCTTTTTGGAAAGAAAAGATGCCAGTTCCACTTGGGCATGGTTGATGGTGTTGCTTTTTCTCCCAATTGCAGGGTTTGTCCTTTATTTAATTTTTGGAAGACCAATTAGCAAAAAACGCATTTTTACATGGGATACCAAAAGCCGATTGGGCGTAAAAGCAGCAGTACAGTCGCAGTTGCGCGCGCTTGAAGATGGAAGTTTCCATTTTAAACAAGATGAATTAACGGAACATGAGGATTTAGTTTACCTGCACTTGAGGAATGATGATGCGATTTTTACGCATGATAATAAAGTTGATATTTATACAGATGGTGCCGCGAAATTTGATGCACTCATCCAGGACTTGGAAATGGCAACAGATCATATTCATTTGTTATACTACAGAATTCGGAGTGATCAGCTGGGCAAGCGCTTTGCAGATGTTTTAGTGAAAAAAGCAAACGAAGGTGTAGAGGTTCGCGTACTCTATGATGATATGGGATCAAGGAGCTTGGGACGTAAATATATTAAGCGTCTGCAACATGCGGGGGTCCTTGTAGAGGCATTTTTTCCGCCAAAAATTGCCAAATTAAACTTTAAAATCAATTACCGGAATCATCGTAAATTAGCAATAATTGACGGGAAAGTTGGCTATATTGGCGGGTTTAACATTGGTGATGAATATCTTGGGAAAGATAAAAAATTTGGCTACTGGCGTGACACGCATCTGCGAATATATGGTAATGCGGTCCAAAATATGCAAACAAGATTTATCCTGGACTGGAACCAGGCTTCACGTAATGATATTTTGTATGAAGATCGGTTTTATGATGCTGCAGGCGCTGGCGATGTTGGGGTGCAAATTGTATCAAGCGGGCCGGATCAGGATTGGGAACAGATCAAAAATGGTTATATCAAAATGATTATGGAAGCCAAAGAGTATATTTACATACAAACACCTTACTTTATTCCGGATGAAAGCCTGCGCGATGTACTCCGAGTTGCAGTTCTGTCAGGTGTGGATGTAAAAATAATGATCCCTAATAAACCGGATCACCCGTTTGTATATTGGGCAACACTATCTTCTGTAGGGGATTTGCTGAACGCGGGTGCTGAGGTTTATATGTATCAAAATGGCTTCCTGCATGCGAAGACAATTGTCGTAGATGGGAAAATTTCCTCCGTAGGTACAGCGAATATCGATGTCCGGAGTTTCCGATTGAATTTTGAAGTAAACGCATTTTTATATGACTTGGATCTGACACAGCGATTAGACGATGCGTTTAACCGTGATATTTTGTTATCAACACAACTAACGAAAAAATTATACGAGCAACGGTCATTGGGGATTCGATTCAAGGAATCCGTCTCTCGCTTAATTTCGCCAGTATTATAA
- a CDS encoding nuclease-related domain-containing protein — translation MHLSDTDKQYYVILEKGYEGEQKFAARLEGLSDRLIILHDLLLEWNNTFFQIDTLIIYENFIHLIDVKNYEGEFFIENERWYTKSKKEIKDPVLQLTRCESLLRQLLQHHGVNLPVKSHIIFINPEFTLFQASIDVPIILPSQLNRFLRQLSRSSSGGNKNIKIAEMLVKLSEDESPFTRIPNYDYAELKKGITCLACNSFLLSVKDRYIVCDSCGHEEDTDASILRNVGQFQLLFPNEKITTTVIHDWCNEIKSKKTISRVLNKNFIRIGHGKYSYYAECGD, via the coding sequence ATGCATCTATCAGATACGGATAAGCAATACTATGTAATCCTTGAGAAGGGATATGAAGGTGAACAAAAATTTGCAGCACGATTGGAGGGATTGTCGGACAGGCTAATCATATTACATGATTTATTGCTTGAATGGAATAATACTTTTTTTCAAATTGATACACTGATCATTTATGAAAATTTCATCCATCTTATTGATGTGAAAAATTACGAAGGGGAATTCTTTATTGAAAATGAAAGATGGTACACAAAATCAAAAAAGGAAATTAAAGATCCCGTCTTGCAACTGACGCGATGCGAATCCTTACTCAGACAATTACTCCAACATCACGGTGTTAACCTTCCAGTCAAATCACACATCATTTTTATCAATCCCGAATTCACATTATTCCAAGCATCTATAGACGTGCCTATTATTTTACCCAGTCAACTCAATCGTTTCCTAAGACAATTAAGCAGAAGTTCATCAGGTGGAAATAAAAATATAAAAATTGCTGAAATGCTAGTAAAGCTTAGTGAAGATGAATCCCCATTCACTCGTATACCCAATTATGACTATGCTGAACTGAAAAAGGGAATAACCTGCCTTGCATGTAATTCCTTTTTGTTATCTGTAAAAGATAGATACATAGTTTGTGATAGCTGTGGCCATGAAGAGGACACGGATGCTTCTATATTAAGGAATGTAGGTCAATTTCAATTGCTATTTCCTAATGAAAAAATAACAACTACAGTGATTCATGATTGGTGTAACGAAATTAAATCAAAGAAAACGATTAGTAGAGTATTGAACAAAAATTTCATACGTATAGGTCATGGAAAATACTCCTACTATGCTGAATGCGGCGATTAG
- a CDS encoding acyl-CoA thioesterase yields the protein MEEKPCWQSLAVKTSHVLPPDTNAHGTLFGGALMAHIDDVAAIAAVRHARKPVVTASTDSVDFLAPVKEGDSICLEAFVTWTHNTSMEVFIKAVTEDLLTGDRKVCTTAFTTFVAVDNKGRPSPVPAVYPESDQEKMLHEQAPERAKQRKERRKQSKELAETFGTDFPWDREG from the coding sequence ATGGAAGAAAAACCTTGTTGGCAATCACTAGCAGTAAAAACATCACATGTCCTGCCACCGGATACCAATGCGCACGGGACATTATTTGGTGGTGCATTAATGGCACATATTGACGATGTGGCTGCAATTGCTGCTGTGAGGCATGCCAGAAAGCCAGTGGTAACGGCCTCCACAGATTCAGTCGATTTCCTGGCACCTGTGAAGGAAGGAGATTCCATTTGTTTGGAAGCTTTTGTCACATGGACGCACAACACATCGATGGAAGTATTTATCAAAGCTGTTACAGAAGACCTACTGACAGGTGACCGAAAAGTATGTACAACAGCTTTCACCACATTTGTTGCAGTAGATAACAAAGGAAGGCCATCTCCTGTTCCAGCCGTTTACCCGGAATCAGATCAGGAAAAGATGCTTCATGAACAAGCGCCTGAACGCGCAAAACAGCGAAAAGAACGAAGGAAGCAATCAAAAGAGTTAGCTGAAACATTCGGGACGGATTTTCCTTGGGATCGGGAAGGATGA